In Leptospira ellinghausenii, the following proteins share a genomic window:
- a CDS encoding MBOAT family O-acyltransferase, producing the protein MLFNSIPYLILFALTYLIYWNIPQKGRKPLLVVSSLIFYAYFSFPFLFHFLLVILVNYAFSEWMFRKKEKSENHNSVLYTIVVLNVLNLAFFKYFYFITDSLYSLTGYPSFKEIAGSWSIFLPLAISFYTFQIIAVQVDIHRGIIEKRMSTVDYFLFILFFPQLIAGPIMRSQDFLPQLDHPTIDQDRMKKGIFLIIGGLFKKVIIAENIAPIISPLYLDPAKYDSFSIFFSVLAFAIQVYCDFSGYTDMARGSANLLGYEIPENFQGPFFSQSFRELWSRWHITLSSWLRDYIYIPLGGSKGSIFRSNLNSFITMCLGGLWHGANWAFVLWGAYLGALIWIERSLYLHRGKKKFIPDTFPLAGIIRTIVIFIVFTFSGVFFRAAARGAESLNVAYEIFKGVLTLRNTGDTLSRVDELPTFIALGLMFNWFQYSPFVYEKLKPFQNILLPILSVVILLLLGIFGDGGQDFIYFQF; encoded by the coding sequence GTGGTTTCATCTCTTATTTTTTATGCCTATTTCAGTTTTCCATTTTTATTTCACTTCCTTTTAGTCATTCTTGTTAACTACGCGTTTAGCGAATGGATGTTTCGGAAAAAAGAAAAAAGCGAAAATCACAACAGTGTTTTATACACAATTGTCGTTTTAAACGTATTGAATTTAGCGTTTTTTAAGTATTTTTACTTTATTACCGATTCATTATATTCTTTAACAGGGTATCCAAGTTTTAAAGAAATTGCTGGTTCATGGAGTATTTTTTTACCACTAGCGATTAGTTTTTATACCTTTCAGATCATTGCTGTACAAGTGGACATCCACCGCGGGATCATAGAAAAAAGAATGTCCACTGTGGACTACTTCTTGTTCATTTTGTTTTTCCCTCAGCTCATAGCAGGTCCGATTATGAGGTCACAGGATTTCCTCCCTCAACTCGACCACCCAACCATAGACCAAGACCGAATGAAAAAGGGAATATTCCTCATCATAGGTGGATTATTTAAAAAGGTTATCATTGCAGAAAACATCGCACCGATCATTTCTCCTTTGTATCTGGACCCAGCGAAATACGATAGTTTTTCGATTTTCTTTAGTGTTCTTGCCTTCGCGATCCAAGTGTATTGTGACTTTTCTGGGTATACGGATATGGCAAGAGGATCTGCTAATTTACTGGGATACGAAATTCCAGAAAACTTCCAAGGTCCATTTTTTTCACAATCCTTCAGAGAACTTTGGAGCAGATGGCACATCACATTGTCATCTTGGTTACGTGATTACATTTACATTCCGTTAGGTGGGAGTAAAGGAAGCATTTTCCGATCCAATTTAAATTCCTTTATCACCATGTGCCTTGGAGGGTTGTGGCATGGAGCCAATTGGGCCTTTGTCCTTTGGGGTGCGTATTTAGGAGCATTGATTTGGATCGAAAGGTCTTTATACCTCCACCGCGGGAAAAAGAAATTCATACCAGATACCTTTCCACTTGCAGGAATCATTCGAACCATTGTGATCTTCATTGTATTTACATTCTCTGGAGTGTTTTTCCGTGCGGCAGCAAGAGGAGCAGAATCCTTAAATGTTGCCTATGAAATTTTTAAAGGTGTTTTAACCCTTCGCAATACTGGTGATACCTTAAGCCGAGTTGATGAACTTCCCACTTTCATTGCCTTAGGACTCATGTTCAACTGGTTCCAATACTCACCGTTTGTGTATGAAAAACTAAAACCCTTTCAAAATATTTTACTCCCCATTTTATCCGTCGTAATCTTACTTTTACTCGGA